A genomic window from Candidatus Denitrolinea symbiosum includes:
- a CDS encoding alpha/beta hydrolase, whose protein sequence is MTLLLIPVILLVAFTLYSQWTAHTPAIAGADGKPLPNSIASLEKVELGGVEQWLIIRGQDVDKPVLLFLSGGPGASEAARVLRFNQELEKHFVVVIWEQRGCGKSYPARDDLTVERYTSDLIELTGMLRERFDEQKIYLVGHSWGTIIGLLAAQERPDLYHAYVGAAQMVNVLETDRMIYDLVLEHSRQTGDADFVRTLETQGPPPYLGKNPIGPYAKLFGREYQLFEAPNIRDETYRREGDAILLMLKQPEYGWLDRIYYLLGLMTTFNTVYPQLQELDFRVDAARLDLPVYIVLGRHDMNNPSPIPEEYFNLLKAPAKQLVFFENSGHGMIWEEAGLFHRLMVDTVLAETYPR, encoded by the coding sequence ATGACCCTCCTGCTGATACCCGTCATCCTGCTGGTTGCGTTTACGTTGTATTCCCAATGGACGGCTCATACGCCTGCCATTGCAGGAGCCGACGGCAAACCGCTGCCCAACAGTATCGCCTCCCTGGAGAAAGTGGAGTTGGGCGGCGTGGAGCAATGGCTCATCATCCGCGGACAGGACGTGGACAAACCCGTGCTCTTATTCCTCTCCGGCGGGCCGGGCGCCAGCGAAGCCGCCCGCGTGCTGCGCTTCAACCAGGAGTTGGAGAAACATTTCGTCGTCGTCATCTGGGAACAGCGCGGCTGCGGAAAATCCTACCCGGCGCGTGATGACCTCACCGTGGAACGCTACACCTCCGACTTAATCGAACTGACCGGGATGCTGCGTGAGCGTTTCGATGAACAAAAAATTTATCTGGTGGGCCACTCCTGGGGCACGATCATCGGGTTGCTCGCCGCTCAGGAACGTCCCGACTTATATCACGCCTATGTGGGCGCGGCACAGATGGTAAACGTGCTTGAAACAGATCGGATGATCTACGACCTGGTGCTGGAACATTCGCGCCAAACCGGCGATGCAGACTTTGTGCGTACGCTCGAAACGCAAGGTCCGCCGCCCTACCTCGGCAAAAATCCCATCGGGCCCTACGCCAAACTGTTCGGGCGCGAGTATCAGCTCTTCGAAGCGCCCAACATCCGGGATGAGACCTATCGCCGCGAAGGGGATGCCATTCTGCTCATGCTCAAGCAGCCCGAATACGGCTGGCTCGACCGGATCTATTATCTGCTTGGGCTGATGACCACCTTCAACACGGTCTACCCGCAGCTGCAGGAACTGGACTTTCGCGTGGACGCCGCCCGCCTCGACCTGCCAGTTTACATTGTGCTGGGGCGTCACGATATGAACAATCCATCGCCGATTCCTGAGGAATACTTCAACCTGCTCAAAGCGCCTGCGAAGCAATTGGTCTTCTTCGAAAACTCAGGACACGGCATGATCTGGGAGGAGGCCGGGCTGTTTCACCGCCTGATGGTGGACACGGTCCTGGCTGAAACGTATCCGCGCTGA
- a CDS encoding purine-nucleoside phosphorylase, which produces MYPILEHDFASEAKIEPSRVIKPRDVPEHCVISFFREVNETIVAEKRAEVVVPNRWEDGGHPIYEIEHLGKRLAFFHPGVGAPLAAGLLEEAIAFGCRKFVVCGGCGALDKSLTVGKLILVESAVRDEGVSYHYIQPGREIKTQPRALNALRSTLTRRGIPFVSGKTWTTDAPYRETQSMIDARRAEGCLTVEMEAASLLAVAQFRDVLLGQILYSGDDLSGDSWDTRGWQSRREVRESLFWLAADACLEM; this is translated from the coding sequence ATGTATCCCATCCTTGAACACGACTTCGCATCGGAGGCAAAGATCGAACCGTCCCGCGTCATCAAGCCGCGCGACGTGCCCGAACATTGCGTCATTTCATTCTTTCGGGAAGTGAACGAAACAATCGTCGCCGAGAAGCGGGCCGAAGTTGTCGTCCCGAACCGCTGGGAGGATGGCGGACATCCCATCTATGAGATCGAGCATCTGGGCAAGCGGCTCGCATTCTTTCATCCCGGCGTGGGCGCGCCGTTGGCTGCCGGGCTTCTCGAGGAAGCCATCGCTTTCGGTTGCAGGAAGTTCGTCGTCTGCGGCGGCTGCGGGGCGCTGGACAAAAGTCTCACGGTCGGCAAACTCATCCTGGTCGAGAGCGCGGTGCGGGACGAAGGCGTATCCTATCACTACATCCAACCCGGGCGCGAGATCAAGACGCAGCCGCGGGCGCTGAACGCGCTCCGATCCACATTGACCCGGCGCGGCATCCCCTTTGTGAGCGGCAAGACCTGGACCACCGATGCCCCCTACCGTGAAACTCAGTCCATGATTGATGCCCGCCGCGCGGAGGGCTGCCTGACCGTCGAAATGGAAGCGGCCAGCCTGCTGGCGGTGGCGCAATTCAGGGATGTACTGTTGGGGCAGATCCTGTATTCAGGCGATGACCTGAGCGGCGACTCATGGGATACGCGCGGTTGGCAATCGCGCCGTGAGGTGCGCGAGAGCCTGTTCTGGCTGGCGGCCGACGCCTGCCTGGAGATGTGA
- a CDS encoding alpha/beta hydrolase → MKRRAFRRFGLTLVLILLVATPFVLFPPHHPLPATGPHAVATARHTYTDESRVEQFSDEKENRRVNVTFWYPKDRSGKETYPLIVFSHGGLGTETSNESLFLELASHGYVVASIGHPYHALWTRGEDGRITFVNREYFNELQREDAKTDKRQSYRYYQKWMATRTGDIHFVIDTILAKAAGGAGGVYALVDGARIGVMGHSLGGSAALAMPRQRGDIAAVIALEAPFLYDIVSVEEGEFVWLDAAYPAPVLNIYSDSSWSHLAEWPQYARNHELLAGAPPTAVSLHLPGAGHFSLTDLALVSPLLTRFLEGGPAKHDREEYLRTVNQACLQFFDRYLKDKGNS, encoded by the coding sequence ATGAAAAGACGCGCTTTTCGCCGCTTTGGCCTGACCCTGGTATTGATTTTGCTTGTAGCGACACCCTTCGTGTTGTTCCCGCCCCATCATCCACTACCCGCGACGGGACCCCACGCAGTCGCCACAGCGCGCCACACCTATACCGACGAAAGCCGGGTTGAGCAGTTCTCGGATGAGAAGGAGAATCGCAGGGTCAATGTGACGTTTTGGTATCCGAAAGATCGAAGCGGAAAGGAAACCTATCCATTGATCGTGTTCTCGCACGGCGGACTGGGCACAGAGACGAGCAACGAGTCCCTGTTCCTCGAATTGGCGAGCCACGGCTATGTGGTTGCCTCCATCGGACATCCATACCATGCCTTATGGACGAGAGGCGAAGATGGGCGCATAACGTTTGTGAACCGGGAATATTTCAACGAACTCCAGCGCGAAGACGCCAAGACCGACAAACGGCAGAGTTACCGCTATTACCAGAAATGGATGGCGACGCGCACGGGCGACATCCATTTTGTGATCGATACCATCCTGGCAAAAGCTGCGGGCGGCGCAGGCGGCGTCTATGCACTGGTGGATGGCGCCAGGATCGGCGTGATGGGACATTCGCTGGGCGGCTCGGCGGCGCTGGCGATGCCGCGGCAACGAGGCGACATCGCCGCGGTGATCGCGCTGGAAGCGCCCTTCTTGTATGACATCGTCAGCGTGGAAGAGGGCGAATTCGTCTGGCTCGATGCAGCCTATCCCGCGCCGGTCTTGAATATTTATTCGGACAGCTCCTGGAGTCATCTCGCCGAATGGCCTCAATATGCCAGGAATCACGAATTGCTTGCGGGCGCCCCGCCAACCGCCGTCAGCCTGCACCTGCCGGGCGCCGGGCACTTCTCCCTGACCGACCTGGCGCTGGTCAGCCCGCTGCTGACGAGATTCCTGGAGGGCGGGCCAGCCAAGCATGACCGCGAGGAGTACCTGCGGACAGTCAACCAGGCCTGTCTCCAATTCTTCGACCGCTATTTGAAGGACAAGGGCAATTCATAA